A DNA window from Parabacteroides johnsonii DSM 18315 contains the following coding sequences:
- a CDS encoding polysaccharide pyruvyl transferase family protein, producing MKIGILTQALHSNYGGLLQNYALQEVLREMGHDPITIDRHIPRSVCLMKEVAKRIFQMVKSSYDASLLTSKQKADLSRLQQPFVQQNIKHTDRLFTQAVFDAYVESHPMDAYIVGSDQCWRPCYSANIKNYYLDFVKSNAKKIAYAASFGVEKWEYGEDLTPVVSEYAKRFDAISVRENTGVTLCKEKLGVDAAWVLDPTMLLGKNGFMKFVTSEKSNGYVLNYLLEESESVRTLVKRIAYAIKISEIRSNIASPIFYRGESLQSHLNISVEQWLSNIYNASFVITDSFHGAVFCILFNVPFVVKLNAVRGNTRLESLLTNFGLMDCICNDVNSVKIPTFDWQEINILLSKRQIESMKFLTYALK from the coding sequence ATGAAAATCGGAATACTAACCCAAGCCCTTCATAGTAATTATGGAGGATTGCTTCAGAATTATGCTTTGCAGGAAGTTTTAAGGGAGATGGGGCATGATCCTATTACCATTGATCGTCATATACCTAGGTCTGTATGCCTTATGAAGGAGGTAGCTAAACGGATTTTTCAAATGGTAAAGTCGAGTTATGATGCTAGTTTGTTGACAAGTAAGCAGAAAGCGGATTTGTCACGTTTGCAGCAACCGTTTGTGCAACAGAACATCAAACATACAGATAGATTATTTACGCAGGCTGTATTTGATGCCTATGTGGAAAGTCATCCTATGGATGCTTATATCGTTGGTAGTGATCAATGCTGGCGTCCATGTTACTCTGCAAATATAAAGAACTATTATCTTGATTTTGTAAAGAGTAACGCAAAGAAGATAGCTTATGCAGCCAGCTTCGGTGTTGAAAAATGGGAGTATGGTGAAGATCTGACTCCTGTTGTAAGTGAATATGCAAAACGATTCGATGCTATTTCTGTACGCGAAAATACTGGGGTTACATTATGTAAAGAGAAACTTGGTGTGGACGCTGCTTGGGTGCTTGATCCTACAATGCTTTTAGGCAAGAATGGTTTCATGAAGTTTGTTACTTCTGAGAAGAGCAATGGCTATGTGTTGAATTATTTACTGGAAGAATCGGAATCGGTACGTACATTAGTTAAGCGTATTGCGTATGCCATTAAAATATCTGAGATTCGTTCTAATATTGCATCACCTATTTTCTATCGAGGAGAATCTTTACAGTCACATCTTAATATATCAGTCGAACAATGGTTGAGTAATATTTATAATGCTTCATTTGTTATAACAGATTCTTTTCATGGGGCAGTTTTTTGTATTCTATTTAATGTGCCTTTTGTGGTAAAGTTGAATGCCGTTAGAGGTAATACACGCTTGGAGTCTTTGCTTACAAATTTCGGTTTGATGGATTGTATTTGTAACGATGTTAATAGTGTTAAGATTCCAACCTTTGATTGGCAGGAAATAAATATACTTTTATCTAAGAGACAGATAGAATCTATGAAGTTTTTAACCTATGCGTTGAAATAG
- a CDS encoding Coenzyme F420 hydrogenase/dehydrogenase, beta subunit C-terminal domain — MIEDAEGFKFPKVDTFTCVNCGLCEKVCPMLHPESERSVKRVIGAKHQNAVVRKASSSGGVFSLLAEIFIIEGGVVVGCEMDKNLQAVHIICETLEDIIRLRSSKYVQSNVEGVFPQIRKLLLDGRKVLFSGTPCQVAGLQRFLIKPFDNLYSVDVLCHGVPSPKLFKEYKEMLEQQYGSHARFISFRSKKKEWKRLYINLHFDNGKEYFKNATFDPYMQLFLGNKSQRNACFHCPFTTTNRQGDLSLGDFWGIGRDFPDLDDDKGISMILINSDKGKEMYSKIMRQIISFESNLDQAIYGNKVLVENILGEMQRNRYYATYVAEGLQVSFNKHTQHYSFWREYYIRLMRWGLDFIRYMRHTSY; from the coding sequence ATGATAGAGGATGCTGAAGGTTTTAAGTTTCCTAAGGTAGATACTTTTACATGTGTGAATTGTGGGTTGTGCGAGAAGGTTTGTCCAATGTTACATCCAGAATCTGAGAGAAGTGTGAAACGTGTAATTGGAGCCAAGCATCAAAATGCGGTTGTTCGTAAAGCATCTTCTTCTGGCGGTGTTTTCTCTCTCCTTGCTGAGATTTTTATAATAGAAGGGGGAGTAGTTGTTGGTTGTGAGATGGATAAAAATCTTCAAGCTGTGCACATTATTTGTGAGACTCTGGAAGATATTATTCGTTTACGTTCGAGTAAGTATGTACAGAGTAATGTGGAGGGAGTTTTCCCACAGATACGCAAACTACTTCTTGATGGAAGAAAGGTTCTGTTCTCTGGTACTCCTTGTCAGGTGGCTGGGCTCCAGAGGTTTCTAATCAAGCCGTTTGATAATCTCTATAGTGTAGACGTCTTATGCCATGGTGTTCCTTCACCTAAACTTTTCAAGGAATATAAAGAGATGCTGGAACAACAGTATGGTTCGCATGCTCGTTTTATCAGTTTTCGAAGCAAGAAAAAAGAATGGAAGCGTTTATACATAAACCTTCATTTTGATAATGGCAAGGAATACTTTAAGAATGCAACGTTCGATCCTTATATGCAACTTTTCCTCGGTAATAAGAGCCAGCGTAATGCTTGTTTCCATTGTCCGTTTACAACAACTAATCGACAAGGTGATCTCTCTCTTGGAGACTTTTGGGGGATAGGGCGTGACTTTCCAGATTTGGATGACGACAAGGGTATTTCAATGATTCTTATTAATTCAGATAAGGGCAAAGAAATGTATAGTAAGATAATGCGTCAGATAATAAGCTTTGAGAGTAACCTTGATCAAGCTATTTACGGGAATAAGGTTTTGGTGGAGAATATTTTAGGAGAAATGCAACGAAACCGATATTATGCTACTTACGTAGCAGAAGGACTACAGGTATCGTTTAATAAACATACTCAGCACTATTCTTTTTGGAGGGAATATTATATCCGTCTGATGCGCTGGGGACTTGACTTCATTCGTTACATGCGGCATACAAGTTACTAA
- a CDS encoding EpsG family protein produces MVLILTFLIALVFSIASENSVIAKKKEKYGVYSLFVLWLASAFRYYNIDGFDYNIYDGWYDNVPQLFEIKSDTLVRFSYETGYFYLMSFFKTLGVTFYGFCVITSAFFYCCIWKGFKQYTVHYGLLTMFFAYKLLFYDTHISMRQPITIAGFFLIMPYLENRKWVKYFIGAFLLSRFHNGAYLLFPLYFITYLNLNKFAFKWLYIIFTPTIILGFVGVDVLGPIGQFIQANADSEFTASKAAKYFDSDSTSSINIIYTLEFFLFSYFIYRRFDVIFEHGKNKEFILKLFVCLLPLFTLFRMSEIMTREKDYFTLSYAILLGYVIDSLNSKELRKSMIFFVFSLCVYGYFRLLFGFNGDMLYREYRLWPFVDGCSFFYF; encoded by the coding sequence ATGGTACTTATATTAACATTTTTAATAGCCTTAGTATTTTCTATTGCCTCTGAAAATTCAGTGATTGCAAAGAAAAAAGAGAAATATGGTGTTTATAGTCTATTTGTTTTGTGGCTAGCAAGTGCTTTTCGCTATTATAATATTGATGGTTTTGATTATAATATATATGATGGTTGGTATGATAATGTGCCGCAACTTTTTGAGATCAAATCTGATACGTTAGTTAGATTTTCTTATGAGACTGGTTATTTTTATTTGATGTCATTTTTTAAAACTTTAGGTGTGACGTTTTATGGCTTTTGTGTTATAACTAGTGCTTTTTTCTATTGTTGTATTTGGAAAGGTTTTAAACAATATACTGTACATTATGGATTGTTGACAATGTTTTTTGCTTATAAATTACTGTTTTACGATACTCATATTAGTATGCGTCAGCCAATAACCATTGCTGGTTTTTTTTTGATAATGCCTTATTTAGAAAATCGTAAATGGGTGAAATATTTTATAGGAGCCTTTCTTCTTTCTCGATTTCATAATGGTGCATATTTGTTATTCCCGCTTTATTTTATAACATATTTGAACTTAAATAAATTTGCCTTTAAGTGGTTATATATAATCTTTACTCCTACTATAATTTTGGGTTTTGTTGGGGTTGATGTGTTGGGACCAATTGGGCAGTTTATTCAAGCTAATGCCGATTCTGAGTTTACAGCATCAAAGGCTGCTAAATATTTTGATAGTGACAGTACTTCGTCCATTAATATTATATATACATTGGAGTTCTTTTTGTTTTCTTATTTTATATATCGGAGATTTGATGTGATATTTGAACATGGTAAAAATAAAGAATTTATACTAAAACTATTTGTCTGTTTACTACCATTATTTACTCTTTTTAGAATGAGTGAGATTATGACACGTGAAAAAGATTATTTTACTTTATCGTATGCTATTTTACTAGGGTATGTGATTGATTCTTTAAATTCAAAAGAATTAAGAAAAAGTATGATTTTCTTTGTTTTTTCTCTTTGTGTATATGGCTATTTTCGATTATTATTTGGCTTTAATGGAGATATGCTCTATCGAGAATATAGATTATGGCCATTTGTAGATGGTTGCTCTTTTTTTTATTTTTGA
- a CDS encoding glycosyltransferase, with the protein MINILFEYPQLNCGGTEVVMYNLAKFFDSSQYHVDILVRKQGNNEEIFRKIGCSIYLIPFTSKEQYKLDLMTFFNSYHYDVVHTHMHSDMGLVMECASKAGILVRVAHSHNARLDIPHLFWPVQIFRNWCVENYANLFFACSHIAAKWMFPRHRNSVYVIYNAIDLDDFKFDVAVRKQKRKELGVTDKTKVIINVGRCTDQKNHSFILDRAKELKNEDILFVIIGDGPLFKSLSKRIEDEYISNVHMMGKRFDVSQWLCAADVFIFPSIYEGLGIVAIEAQACGLRVLSTNTIPIEADMQMGSFERVALADIRRWNDLLKQDIYSEDKRLELSCKAFDSHYNIRVVAKEVEQLYKSKLC; encoded by the coding sequence ATGATAAATATATTATTTGAATATCCTCAACTGAACTGTGGTGGTACAGAAGTTGTGATGTATAATTTAGCAAAATTCTTTGATTCTAGTCAGTACCATGTTGATATACTTGTTCGTAAACAGGGAAATAATGAAGAAATTTTTCGTAAAATAGGGTGTAGTATCTATCTTATACCGTTTACAAGTAAAGAACAATATAAGCTAGATCTCATGACTTTTTTTAATTCTTATCATTATGATGTTGTGCATACCCATATGCATTCTGATATGGGATTAGTAATGGAATGTGCAAGCAAAGCTGGAATTCTTGTTAGAGTAGCTCACTCTCATAATGCTCGTTTGGATATTCCTCATCTATTTTGGCCTGTTCAAATTTTTCGCAATTGGTGTGTAGAGAATTATGCAAATCTTTTTTTTGCTTGTTCGCATATTGCTGCAAAATGGATGTTTCCGCGTCACAGAAACTCTGTTTATGTGATTTATAATGCTATTGACCTTGATGATTTCAAGTTTGATGTAGCAGTTCGCAAACAAAAGCGTAAAGAACTTGGTGTAACAGATAAAACGAAAGTAATAATAAATGTTGGTCGTTGTACAGATCAGAAAAATCATTCATTCATTTTAGATAGGGCTAAAGAGCTAAAAAACGAAGACATACTCTTTGTGATCATAGGAGATGGTCCTCTTTTTAAGTCGTTGAGTAAACGTATTGAAGACGAATATATTTCCAATGTCCATATGATGGGTAAACGCTTCGATGTTTCTCAATGGCTATGTGCAGCTGATGTATTTATTTTTCCTTCTATTTATGAAGGACTTGGTATAGTTGCTATAGAAGCTCAAGCGTGTGGATTGCGTGTACTATCTACTAACACAATACCAATAGAGGCGGATATGCAGATGGGGAGTTTTGAACGGGTAGCGCTGGCTGATATTAGAAGATGGAATGATTTATTAAAACAAGATATTTATAGTGAGGATAAGCGATTGGAACTTTCTTGTAAAGCATTTGATTCTCATTATAATATTCGAGTTGTTGCAAAAGAGGTTGAACAACTATACAAAAGTAAATTATGTTAG
- a CDS encoding glycosyltransferase family 2 protein, protein MDMMKNPLLSIIVPVYNVEKYLRTSLDSIFVQDTDDCEILLINDGSKDGSLSVLREYEKKYRNVRVINKVNEGVSTTRNCGLDECRGEYLYFMDADDILHPQLLSFLRKEIVEVYPDIIVWDFATFYTNPKFVPIPSEVKIEDVQNEHKEAFNYLMANGSAVSLCSKAIRRSRVGEIIRVDPTMTYGEDMFFCWKVILMADNIRYIRLPLYYYRQSGYGATNRFHPDLYEHYRRAFDDIRLFVEQQGIVNVNILANIDYHFACRIPALTSMEIRAPYSIDKQVSHLQHVLQDEYIRRGLLSNSQLNGKLFTLARNNEVSKMLKIARLEAVKSKLLYPLKKILK, encoded by the coding sequence ATGGACATGATGAAAAATCCGCTTTTAAGTATTATCGTACCTGTTTATAATGTAGAAAAGTATCTGCGGACTTCGTTAGATAGTATTTTTGTGCAAGATACTGACGACTGTGAGATTTTGCTTATTAATGATGGTTCAAAGGATGGTTCGTTGTCTGTGCTTCGTGAATATGAAAAGAAATATCGGAATGTTCGTGTGATAAATAAGGTTAATGAAGGTGTGAGTACTACACGGAATTGCGGACTTGACGAATGCAGGGGAGAATATTTATATTTCATGGATGCTGACGATATACTTCATCCACAGTTATTGTCGTTTCTTAGAAAAGAGATTGTAGAGGTGTATCCGGATATTATCGTATGGGATTTTGCTACATTTTATACAAATCCTAAGTTTGTCCCGATACCATCAGAAGTAAAAATAGAGGATGTACAGAATGAGCATAAGGAGGCCTTCAATTATTTGATGGCGAACGGCTCCGCCGTATCGCTTTGTTCCAAAGCGATACGGCGGAGCCGTGTAGGCGAGATAATTCGCGTTGATCCTACTATGACTTATGGAGAGGATATGTTTTTCTGTTGGAAGGTAATACTCATGGCTGATAATATTCGATATATTAGACTTCCATTGTATTATTATCGTCAGTCGGGTTATGGAGCCACTAATCGTTTTCACCCCGATCTATATGAGCACTATCGTAGGGCATTTGATGATATACGTCTGTTTGTGGAGCAACAGGGAATCGTTAATGTTAATATATTGGCCAATATTGATTATCATTTCGCTTGCCGTATTCCGGCTCTAACTAGTATGGAAATAAGAGCCCCATATAGTATAGATAAACAAGTGTCTCATTTACAGCATGTTTTACAGGATGAATATATTCGTAGAGGATTATTGTCGAACTCGCAACTGAATGGTAAATTGTTTACTCTCGCGCGTAATAATGAGGTTAGTAAAATGCTTAAGATTGCACGTTTAGAAGCAGTGAAATCAAAGTTATTATATCCGTTGAAAAAGATTTTGAAGTAA
- a CDS encoding Coenzyme F420 hydrogenase/dehydrogenase, beta subunit C-terminal domain, with protein MQEDTEGFFYPVVDECVCVDCGLCERVCPVLNQSSEREPLEVYAAFNKNEEIRMQSSSGGIFTALANQIIKEGGVVFGARFNEDWEVVHDYVETIEGLSVFRGSKYVQSRIGNTFSQTEQFLKQGRKVLFSGTPCQIAGLKLYLRKEYENLLTMDFICHGVPSSGVWRQYLNELITHLGNSRISVYSHSESIILNSIRNISHIEFRNKRLGWKKYCFALTLSVTDEYGSKNTVLLSEPHNENIFMKGFLANLYLRPSCYACPSKCLKSGSDITIGDYWGIQNVKPEIDDDKGICCTIVNTSKGIFYVSKINVNKIISSYKEVFQGNTALIKSALLSTKRDEFYRHYPEKFVQFVSRATQLPIKIQCKVWIYNLLMNLKLVK; from the coding sequence ATGCAGGAAGATACAGAGGGATTTTTTTATCCTGTTGTAGATGAATGCGTTTGTGTTGATTGTGGACTGTGTGAGAGAGTTTGTCCTGTTTTAAATCAAAGTAGTGAACGTGAACCATTAGAAGTGTATGCTGCGTTTAATAAAAATGAAGAAATACGGATGCAAAGTTCTTCAGGTGGAATATTCACAGCATTAGCGAATCAAATCATTAAAGAGGGAGGTGTTGTGTTTGGTGCTCGTTTTAATGAGGATTGGGAGGTTGTTCATGATTATGTGGAAACAATAGAAGGCTTATCTGTGTTTAGAGGATCTAAATATGTTCAGAGTCGAATAGGTAATACATTTAGTCAAACTGAACAGTTTTTGAAACAAGGACGGAAAGTCTTATTTTCAGGAACTCCTTGTCAAATTGCAGGTTTGAAATTGTATCTTCGGAAAGAATATGAAAATCTTTTAACTATGGATTTTATATGCCACGGTGTACCAAGCTCGGGTGTTTGGCGTCAATATTTGAATGAATTAATTACCCATTTGGGCAATAGTAGAATTTCAGTTTATTCCCACTCTGAATCAATCATTCTAAATTCGATACGGAATATTTCTCATATTGAATTTAGGAATAAGCGGTTAGGTTGGAAAAAATATTGTTTTGCTCTCACCCTTTCTGTGACCGACGAGTACGGATCAAAAAATACTGTTTTGCTCTCAGAACCCCATAATGAAAATATCTTTATGAAAGGATTTTTGGCAAATTTGTATTTGCGTCCATCTTGCTATGCTTGTCCGAGTAAATGCTTAAAGAGTGGAAGTGATATAACGATTGGTGATTATTGGGGTATACAGAATGTAAAACCAGAGATAGATGATGATAAAGGGATATGTTGTACAATTGTGAATACAAGCAAAGGGATATTTTATGTATCAAAAATAAATGTAAACAAAATCATATCTTCATATAAAGAAGTGTTTCAAGGAAATACAGCTTTAATCAAGTCTGCTTTATTGTCCACTAAACGAGATGAATTTTATAGACATTACCCAGAAAAGTTTGTACAGTTTGTTTCTCGTGCGACTCAATTACCGATTAAAATTCAGTGTAAGGTGTGGATTTATAATTTGTTGATGAATTTGAAATTAGTAAAGTGA
- a CDS encoding oligosaccharide flippase family protein produces the protein MAINQLKAGAFLSYVSIGLNNIVGLLYTPFMLRMMGQSEYGLYSLVASVVAYLTVLDLGFGNAIVRYTAKFRAEGKTREQYEMFGMFFLLYIGIGVLALLVGLGLYFNVDYLFDATMDDSELYKIRVMMLLMVFNLAFTFPMSIWGSIITAYENFVFQKLVGIVRIILNPLVMIAMLLIGYRAIGMVVVTTIFNVVTLLINYWYCKKRLKIQVRFGHFQWGFFKEVSVYSFWIFLNAIMDRIYWSTGQFVLGVFKGAAVVTVYAVAIQLQAIYMGFSTAISGVFLPKVTAMVTKENNEKAISDLFIRTGRIQYIIMAFILTGFIVFGKSFICLWAGEDYMDAYWIALCFFIPLTVPYIQNLGITILQARNQMKFRSTLYVIIAVASLCISIPLAKQYGGIGCAVGTALALIAGQIIAMNVYYHRVIHIDIPQFWKEISKMSITPLIVGVLFYNLFRVYNIKTVWMLVIGILVFSSVYIPLFLFFGMNLYEKELFFSPLRRIADRLQRFL, from the coding sequence ATGGCAATAAATCAACTCAAAGCAGGGGCATTCCTTTCTTATGTCTCTATCGGTTTGAATAATATTGTAGGCTTGTTGTATACCCCATTCATGTTGCGTATGATGGGGCAGTCGGAATATGGCTTATATTCCCTTGTCGCTTCGGTGGTAGCCTATTTGACCGTTTTGGATTTAGGTTTTGGAAATGCTATAGTCCGTTATACGGCAAAATTTCGTGCAGAAGGAAAAACTCGTGAACAATATGAAATGTTCGGAATGTTTTTTCTCCTTTATATAGGAATCGGAGTTTTAGCATTGCTGGTAGGGTTAGGTCTTTATTTTAATGTTGACTATTTATTTGATGCAACTATGGATGATAGCGAATTATATAAAATTCGTGTCATGATGTTACTAATGGTCTTTAATTTAGCTTTTACCTTCCCAATGAGTATTTGGGGATCGATTATCACAGCATATGAAAATTTTGTATTTCAAAAATTAGTAGGAATCGTACGAATCATATTGAATCCATTGGTAATGATAGCCATGCTTTTGATTGGTTATCGAGCTATAGGAATGGTAGTGGTTACAACAATCTTTAATGTAGTTACATTATTGATCAATTATTGGTATTGTAAAAAGCGATTGAAGATCCAAGTACGTTTCGGACATTTCCAATGGGGCTTTTTCAAAGAGGTATCCGTTTATTCTTTTTGGATTTTTCTAAATGCCATTATGGATCGTATTTATTGGAGCACCGGACAGTTTGTGTTAGGGGTGTTCAAGGGGGCGGCGGTAGTAACTGTTTATGCGGTTGCCATTCAGTTACAAGCAATTTATATGGGATTTTCTACAGCTATATCTGGTGTGTTTCTACCGAAGGTGACCGCTATGGTGACGAAAGAGAACAATGAGAAGGCTATTTCTGATCTTTTTATTCGTACTGGGCGTATCCAGTATATTATAATGGCTTTTATTTTAACAGGTTTTATTGTTTTTGGAAAGTCTTTTATTTGTTTATGGGCTGGTGAAGATTACATGGATGCCTATTGGATTGCTTTATGTTTCTTCATCCCTTTAACAGTTCCTTATATACAAAATTTAGGAATAACAATATTGCAGGCACGGAACCAAATGAAATTTCGTTCAACACTTTATGTTATTATAGCGGTAGCTAGTTTATGTATATCCATTCCATTGGCTAAACAATATGGAGGTATTGGATGTGCTGTGGGAACAGCTTTAGCATTAATTGCTGGGCAGATTATTGCAATGAATGTGTATTATCATCGAGTAATTCATATTGATATACCTCAATTCTGGAAAGAAATAAGCAAAATGTCTATTACACCATTGATTGTAGGAGTATTGTTTTATAATCTGTTTAGAGTTTATAATATAAAAACTGTATGGATGCTTGTGATAGGTATATTAGTATTTTCATCGGTCTATATTCCTCTGTTTTTGTTTTTTGGGATGAATCTCTATGAAAAAGAACTATTTTTTTCTCCATTGCGTAGAATCGCGGATCGGCTTCAAAGATTTTTATGA
- a CDS encoding endonuclease/exonuclease/phosphatase family protein, which translates to MKCWTRLNNTLLLFFAVLSVLCLAGGYYADGICIWLSFLTLLVWPILAGNLLLVAIQLFTKTKWKTIVPLLAILLHTDYLLAVYQPPYWNEPAASEQEGTPLTVVTYNASHFYWDRKYTMNEAAAYIKKLQPDIVCFQEAPGDGYYHRDSIRYAFDYVLYKYISRRTDHLPTTIYSRYPIHSVKALYYKNSSNMSLIADVRINNQYIRVINNHFETTSVNAYRGIITAPGKSLEIRAKAVKNLILQMKDNNRKRAIQADSIYAEIRRSPYPVIVCGDFNDTPASYTYHRVRKGLTDGFQDAGNGYQYTFRQLYRLWRIDYVFYSESLKGQDCFSPDVSYSDHNMVVWRGCLKN; encoded by the coding sequence ATGAAGTGCTGGACAAGGTTGAATAATACCCTACTCCTGTTTTTTGCGGTATTATCCGTCCTCTGTTTGGCCGGAGGCTATTACGCCGATGGAATTTGCATCTGGCTATCCTTCTTGACATTACTGGTTTGGCCGATATTGGCAGGGAATCTGTTGTTAGTGGCGATACAATTATTCACGAAGACGAAATGGAAAACTATAGTTCCCTTGTTAGCGATCCTGCTTCATACAGATTATCTGTTAGCCGTTTATCAACCCCCATATTGGAATGAACCGGCTGCATCCGAACAAGAAGGAACCCCGCTGACCGTAGTCACCTACAACGCCAGCCATTTCTATTGGGACAGAAAGTACACCATGAACGAAGCCGCCGCTTATATCAAGAAGCTACAACCCGATATCGTCTGCTTCCAGGAAGCCCCCGGTGACGGGTATTATCATCGGGACAGTATCCGGTACGCTTTCGATTATGTACTGTATAAATATATCAGCCGCCGTACGGACCATTTACCGACTACGATCTACAGTCGTTATCCGATCCATTCGGTAAAAGCTCTGTATTATAAGAATTCCAGTAATATGTCGTTAATCGCCGATGTAAGAATAAACAACCAATACATCCGCGTGATCAACAACCACTTCGAGACAACAAGCGTCAATGCTTATCGCGGTATCATTACTGCTCCCGGCAAGAGTTTGGAGATCCGTGCAAAAGCAGTCAAGAACTTGATCTTGCAAATGAAAGACAACAACCGGAAACGAGCGATTCAGGCTGATTCGATTTATGCTGAAATCCGACGATCTCCTTATCCGGTTATCGTCTGCGGTGATTTCAATGATACGCCCGCCTCCTACACCTATCATCGAGTGAGAAAAGGTTTGACAGATGGTTTTCAGGATGCCGGAAACGGCTATCAATATACTTTCCGGCAGTTGTATAGACTGTGGCGGATTGATTATGTTTTTTATTCTGAATCTTTAAAAGGACAGGATTGTTTCTCTCCGGATGTATCTTATAGTGACCATAATATGGTTGTTTGGAGAGGATGTTTGAAAAATTAG
- a CDS encoding polysaccharide pyruvyl transferase family protein, with amino-acid sequence MKLGILTFWKTEDNYGQLLQCYALQTYLQSLGHETFLVRTTNGRDYSPTFKQQLMEKARIVYRLLPYPFYLVKRVISSAFYVFTHGSFRKRTVDLGFEQFRQEYLNCTKVYTFEELQNDPPVADIFVVGSDQIWNTHDGIYYLSWVHDKIRKIAYAASFGGCDTLPDGKTLSEWLKRFDYVSVREQSGVEICVNAGRRDAVCVVDPTMLLTATDYLKIASKELPKDKYLFIYFLGTRTIINWKEIHAFAKEKGLKIIYVASQGQEDKFKHTQASIHEWLSLIANAEYVITNSFHGTVFTLLFGRKFLTYPVTGVAIKMNDRITTLLNPLGLGNHIYSGSIRVIEESIDYAEVHRIMQKHGAKGCELLKEWT; translated from the coding sequence ATGAAACTTGGTATATTAACTTTTTGGAAAACAGAAGATAATTATGGTCAGTTACTGCAATGCTATGCCTTACAGACATATTTGCAGTCGTTGGGGCATGAGACTTTCTTGGTGCGTACAACGAATGGTAGAGATTATAGTCCTACATTCAAGCAGCAATTAATGGAAAAGGCGCGTATAGTCTATCGTCTTTTGCCTTATCCATTTTATTTGGTGAAGCGTGTTATCAGTTCTGCTTTTTATGTATTTACACATGGGAGTTTCCGAAAGCGTACTGTTGACCTCGGTTTTGAGCAGTTTCGTCAAGAGTATTTGAATTGTACTAAGGTATATACATTTGAAGAGTTGCAGAATGATCCCCCTGTTGCAGATATTTTTGTAGTTGGGAGTGATCAAATTTGGAATACTCATGATGGTATTTACTATTTAAGTTGGGTGCATGATAAAATACGTAAAATTGCTTATGCTGCCAGTTTTGGTGGATGCGATACTTTACCTGATGGTAAAACTTTGTCTGAATGGTTGAAACGCTTTGATTATGTTTCTGTTAGAGAACAGAGTGGGGTGGAGATCTGTGTAAATGCGGGTCGTAGAGATGCAGTATGCGTTGTTGATCCAACGATGTTATTGACAGCAACAGATTATCTCAAGATTGCGTCTAAGGAGTTGCCTAAAGATAAATATTTGTTTATCTACTTTCTTGGAACACGTACAATCATCAATTGGAAAGAGATACATGCATTTGCTAAGGAAAAAGGGTTGAAAATTATTTATGTTGCAAGTCAAGGTCAAGAGGATAAATTCAAACATACACAGGCAAGCATTCATGAATGGTTGTCCCTCATTGCTAATGCTGAATATGTCATTACTAACTCTTTTCACGGTACTGTATTTACTCTTTTGTTTGGTAGAAAGTTTTTGACTTATCCTGTTACAGGTGTTGCTATAAAGATGAACGATCGCATTACTACACTCCTCAATCCATTGGGTTTGGGTAATCATATTTATAGTGGTAGTATTCGCGTTATTGAGGAAAGTATTGATTATGCAGAAGTGCATCGTATCATGCAAAAACATGGTGCTAAAGGGTGTGAATTATTAAAGGAATGGACATGA